In Brienomyrus brachyistius isolate T26 chromosome 3, BBRACH_0.4, whole genome shotgun sequence, the following proteins share a genomic window:
- the si:dkey-103i16.6 gene encoding NAD-dependent protein deacetylase sirtuin-3 isoform X1 has product MTRSALHELSKLLASSERTVEGSMSKAKPSKERRAVQLTLSRVTRSSSAQARQGDPPVPKDASAGPQMAPNQGAQRGRQADSGLAQDLSLMSMSEQEAILPRHRSPPGMKSSRSPPRLASKTVRATVPRGTLNSVARLLTLGRCRNVLVVAGAGISTASGIPDFRTPGTGLYANLQRYNTPFPEAIFNIDYFSNDPRPFFSLAKELYPGRHRPNYVHYFIRMLHQKGLLLRMYTQNIDGLEQMCGIPEEKLVEAHGSFASASCHLCYTPFPAEEAKKFIMTDRVPVCTFCQGTVKPDIVFFGEDLPQSYFQHTKDFPKADLLIIMGTSLQIEPFASLVNTVRSTVPRLLLNRDPVGPFQRVPLRRGDYMELGDLLDSVRKLAQILGWHQDICDLIQDEEQKAGGALSASGWGLTLAEVKHPGGGASGRSGDESSDDSETDSKSTESSAPSS; this is encoded by the exons TAGAGGGCAGCATGAGCAAGGCCAAACCAAGCAAAGAACGAAGAGCCGTCCAGCTAACGCTCTCCAGGGTCACTCGCAGCTCCTCTGCCCAAGCTAGGCAGGGCGACCCACCCGTACCAAAGGATGCATCAGCAGGCCCACAGATGGCCCCCAATCAGGGCGCCCAGCGTGGCAGGCAGGCTGACTCGGGCCTGGCCCAGGACCTCAGTCTAATGAGCATGAGTGAGCAGGAGGCCATTTTGCCCAG acacagaAGCCCCCCAGGCATGAAGTCTTCCCGCAGCCCCCCTAGGCTGGCCTCCAAAACCGTCCGTGCCACCGTTCCCCGGGGCACCCTGAACTCTGTAGCCCGTTTATTGACGCTCGGCCGATGTCGCAACGTGCTGGTGGTGGCCGGAGCGGGGATCAGCACGGCCAGCGGCATCCCGGACTTCAG AACCCCGGGAACTGGACTGTATGCGAACCTCCAGAGGTATAACACCCCCTTCCCGGAAGCCATCTTCAACATCgactacttctccaacgacccGCGGCCCTTCTTCTCCTTGGCGAAAGAACTGTACCCCGGACGCCACCGGCCAAACTACGTCCACTACTTCATCCGCATGCTGCACCAGAAGGGCCTGCTGCTTCGAATGTACACGCAGAACATCGACGGCctggagcaga TGTGTGGAATCCCCGAGGAGAAGCTCGTGGAGGCCCACGGGAGCTTTGCCTCGGCTTCCTGCCACCTGTGCTACACACCGTTTCCAGCTGAAGAAGCCAAG AAATTCATAATGACTGACAGGGTGCCTGTGTGCACATTCTGCCAAGGGACGGTCAAACCTGATATAGTGTTTTTTGGGGAGGATCTCCCCCAGAGCTACTTCCAGCATACCAAAGACTTCCCAAAGGCTGACCTGCTTATCATCATGGGCACGTCTTTGCAG ATTGAGCCTTTTGCCAGCCTTGTGAACACAGTGAGGTCCACGGTTCCCCGCCTGCTGCTGAACCGGGACCCAGTGGGCCCCTTCCAGAGGGTTCCACTGCGCAGAGGGGACTACATGGAGCTGGGGGACCTGCTGGACTCTGTCAGAAAGCTGGCGCAGATCCTGGGTTGGCACCAAGACATCTGCGACCTGATTCAAGATGAGGAGCAGAAG GCAGGTGGCGCTCTCTCTGCAAGCGGCTGGGGTCTCACTCTGGCGGAGGTGAAGCACCCAGGTGGTGGGGCCAGTGGGCGTAGTGGCGACGAAAGCAGCGATGACTCGGAGACTGACAGCAAGAGCACCGAATCTTCTGCCCCCAGTAGCTAA
- the si:dkey-103i16.6 gene encoding NAD-dependent protein deacetylase sirtuin-3 isoform X2, with product MSKAKPSKERRAVQLTLSRVTRSSSAQARQGDPPVPKDASAGPQMAPNQGAQRGRQADSGLAQDLSLMSMSEQEAILPRHRSPPGMKSSRSPPRLASKTVRATVPRGTLNSVARLLTLGRCRNVLVVAGAGISTASGIPDFRTPGTGLYANLQRYNTPFPEAIFNIDYFSNDPRPFFSLAKELYPGRHRPNYVHYFIRMLHQKGLLLRMYTQNIDGLEQMCGIPEEKLVEAHGSFASASCHLCYTPFPAEEAKKFIMTDRVPVCTFCQGTVKPDIVFFGEDLPQSYFQHTKDFPKADLLIIMGTSLQIEPFASLVNTVRSTVPRLLLNRDPVGPFQRVPLRRGDYMELGDLLDSVRKLAQILGWHQDICDLIQDEEQKAGGALSASGWGLTLAEVKHPGGGASGRSGDESSDDSETDSKSTESSAPSS from the exons ATGAGCAAGGCCAAACCAAGCAAAGAACGAAGAGCCGTCCAGCTAACGCTCTCCAGGGTCACTCGCAGCTCCTCTGCCCAAGCTAGGCAGGGCGACCCACCCGTACCAAAGGATGCATCAGCAGGCCCACAGATGGCCCCCAATCAGGGCGCCCAGCGTGGCAGGCAGGCTGACTCGGGCCTGGCCCAGGACCTCAGTCTAATGAGCATGAGTGAGCAGGAGGCCATTTTGCCCAG acacagaAGCCCCCCAGGCATGAAGTCTTCCCGCAGCCCCCCTAGGCTGGCCTCCAAAACCGTCCGTGCCACCGTTCCCCGGGGCACCCTGAACTCTGTAGCCCGTTTATTGACGCTCGGCCGATGTCGCAACGTGCTGGTGGTGGCCGGAGCGGGGATCAGCACGGCCAGCGGCATCCCGGACTTCAG AACCCCGGGAACTGGACTGTATGCGAACCTCCAGAGGTATAACACCCCCTTCCCGGAAGCCATCTTCAACATCgactacttctccaacgacccGCGGCCCTTCTTCTCCTTGGCGAAAGAACTGTACCCCGGACGCCACCGGCCAAACTACGTCCACTACTTCATCCGCATGCTGCACCAGAAGGGCCTGCTGCTTCGAATGTACACGCAGAACATCGACGGCctggagcaga TGTGTGGAATCCCCGAGGAGAAGCTCGTGGAGGCCCACGGGAGCTTTGCCTCGGCTTCCTGCCACCTGTGCTACACACCGTTTCCAGCTGAAGAAGCCAAG AAATTCATAATGACTGACAGGGTGCCTGTGTGCACATTCTGCCAAGGGACGGTCAAACCTGATATAGTGTTTTTTGGGGAGGATCTCCCCCAGAGCTACTTCCAGCATACCAAAGACTTCCCAAAGGCTGACCTGCTTATCATCATGGGCACGTCTTTGCAG ATTGAGCCTTTTGCCAGCCTTGTGAACACAGTGAGGTCCACGGTTCCCCGCCTGCTGCTGAACCGGGACCCAGTGGGCCCCTTCCAGAGGGTTCCACTGCGCAGAGGGGACTACATGGAGCTGGGGGACCTGCTGGACTCTGTCAGAAAGCTGGCGCAGATCCTGGGTTGGCACCAAGACATCTGCGACCTGATTCAAGATGAGGAGCAGAAG GCAGGTGGCGCTCTCTCTGCAAGCGGCTGGGGTCTCACTCTGGCGGAGGTGAAGCACCCAGGTGGTGGGGCCAGTGGGCGTAGTGGCGACGAAAGCAGCGATGACTCGGAGACTGACAGCAAGAGCACCGAATCTTCTGCCCCCAGTAGCTAA
- the si:dkey-103i16.6 gene encoding NAD-dependent protein deacetylase sirtuin-3 isoform X3 produces MTRSALHELSKLLASSERTVEGSMSKAKPSKERRAVQLTLSRVTRSSSAQARQGDPPVPKDASAGPQMAPNQGAQRGRQADSGLAQDLSLMSMSEQEAILPRHRSPPGMKSSRSPPRLASKTVRATVPRGTLNSVARLLTLGRCRNVLVVAGAGISTASGIPDFRTPGTGLYANLQRYNTPFPEAIFNIDYFSNDPRPFFSLAKELYPGRHRPNYVHYFIRMLHQKGLLLRMYTQNIDGLEQMCGIPEEKLVEAHGSFASASCHLCYTPFPAEEAKSYFQHTKDFPKADLLIIMGTSLQIEPFASLVNTVRSTVPRLLLNRDPVGPFQRVPLRRGDYMELGDLLDSVRKLAQILGWHQDICDLIQDEEQKAGGALSASGWGLTLAEVKHPGGGASGRSGDESSDDSETDSKSTESSAPSS; encoded by the exons TAGAGGGCAGCATGAGCAAGGCCAAACCAAGCAAAGAACGAAGAGCCGTCCAGCTAACGCTCTCCAGGGTCACTCGCAGCTCCTCTGCCCAAGCTAGGCAGGGCGACCCACCCGTACCAAAGGATGCATCAGCAGGCCCACAGATGGCCCCCAATCAGGGCGCCCAGCGTGGCAGGCAGGCTGACTCGGGCCTGGCCCAGGACCTCAGTCTAATGAGCATGAGTGAGCAGGAGGCCATTTTGCCCAG acacagaAGCCCCCCAGGCATGAAGTCTTCCCGCAGCCCCCCTAGGCTGGCCTCCAAAACCGTCCGTGCCACCGTTCCCCGGGGCACCCTGAACTCTGTAGCCCGTTTATTGACGCTCGGCCGATGTCGCAACGTGCTGGTGGTGGCCGGAGCGGGGATCAGCACGGCCAGCGGCATCCCGGACTTCAG AACCCCGGGAACTGGACTGTATGCGAACCTCCAGAGGTATAACACCCCCTTCCCGGAAGCCATCTTCAACATCgactacttctccaacgacccGCGGCCCTTCTTCTCCTTGGCGAAAGAACTGTACCCCGGACGCCACCGGCCAAACTACGTCCACTACTTCATCCGCATGCTGCACCAGAAGGGCCTGCTGCTTCGAATGTACACGCAGAACATCGACGGCctggagcaga TGTGTGGAATCCCCGAGGAGAAGCTCGTGGAGGCCCACGGGAGCTTTGCCTCGGCTTCCTGCCACCTGTGCTACACACCGTTTCCAGCTGAAGAAGCCAAG AGCTACTTCCAGCATACCAAAGACTTCCCAAAGGCTGACCTGCTTATCATCATGGGCACGTCTTTGCAG ATTGAGCCTTTTGCCAGCCTTGTGAACACAGTGAGGTCCACGGTTCCCCGCCTGCTGCTGAACCGGGACCCAGTGGGCCCCTTCCAGAGGGTTCCACTGCGCAGAGGGGACTACATGGAGCTGGGGGACCTGCTGGACTCTGTCAGAAAGCTGGCGCAGATCCTGGGTTGGCACCAAGACATCTGCGACCTGATTCAAGATGAGGAGCAGAAG GCAGGTGGCGCTCTCTCTGCAAGCGGCTGGGGTCTCACTCTGGCGGAGGTGAAGCACCCAGGTGGTGGGGCCAGTGGGCGTAGTGGCGACGAAAGCAGCGATGACTCGGAGACTGACAGCAAGAGCACCGAATCTTCTGCCCCCAGTAGCTAA
- the si:dkey-103i16.6 gene encoding NAD-dependent protein deacetylase sirtuin-3 isoform X4, which yields MTRSALHELSKLLASSERTVEGSMSKAKPSKERRAVQLTLSRVTRSSSAQARQGDPPVPKDASAGPQMAPNQGAQRGRQADSGLAQDLSLMSMSEQEAILPRHRSPPGMKSSRSPPRLASKTVRATVPRGTLNSVARLLTLGRCRNVLVVAGAGISTASGIPDFRTPGTGLYANLQRYNTPFPEAIFNIDYFSNDPRPFFSLAKELYPGRHRPNYVHYFIRMLHQKGLLLRMYTQNIDGLEQMCGIPEEKLVEAHGSFASASCHLCYTPFPAEEAKKFIMTDRVPVCTFCQGTVKPDIVFFGEDLPQSYFQHTKDFPKADLLIIMGTSLQIEPFASLVNTVRSTVPRLLLNRDPVGPFQRVPLRRGDYMELGDLLDSVRKLAQILGWHQDICDLIQDEEQKVALSLQAAGVSLWRR from the exons TAGAGGGCAGCATGAGCAAGGCCAAACCAAGCAAAGAACGAAGAGCCGTCCAGCTAACGCTCTCCAGGGTCACTCGCAGCTCCTCTGCCCAAGCTAGGCAGGGCGACCCACCCGTACCAAAGGATGCATCAGCAGGCCCACAGATGGCCCCCAATCAGGGCGCCCAGCGTGGCAGGCAGGCTGACTCGGGCCTGGCCCAGGACCTCAGTCTAATGAGCATGAGTGAGCAGGAGGCCATTTTGCCCAG acacagaAGCCCCCCAGGCATGAAGTCTTCCCGCAGCCCCCCTAGGCTGGCCTCCAAAACCGTCCGTGCCACCGTTCCCCGGGGCACCCTGAACTCTGTAGCCCGTTTATTGACGCTCGGCCGATGTCGCAACGTGCTGGTGGTGGCCGGAGCGGGGATCAGCACGGCCAGCGGCATCCCGGACTTCAG AACCCCGGGAACTGGACTGTATGCGAACCTCCAGAGGTATAACACCCCCTTCCCGGAAGCCATCTTCAACATCgactacttctccaacgacccGCGGCCCTTCTTCTCCTTGGCGAAAGAACTGTACCCCGGACGCCACCGGCCAAACTACGTCCACTACTTCATCCGCATGCTGCACCAGAAGGGCCTGCTGCTTCGAATGTACACGCAGAACATCGACGGCctggagcaga TGTGTGGAATCCCCGAGGAGAAGCTCGTGGAGGCCCACGGGAGCTTTGCCTCGGCTTCCTGCCACCTGTGCTACACACCGTTTCCAGCTGAAGAAGCCAAG AAATTCATAATGACTGACAGGGTGCCTGTGTGCACATTCTGCCAAGGGACGGTCAAACCTGATATAGTGTTTTTTGGGGAGGATCTCCCCCAGAGCTACTTCCAGCATACCAAAGACTTCCCAAAGGCTGACCTGCTTATCATCATGGGCACGTCTTTGCAG ATTGAGCCTTTTGCCAGCCTTGTGAACACAGTGAGGTCCACGGTTCCCCGCCTGCTGCTGAACCGGGACCCAGTGGGCCCCTTCCAGAGGGTTCCACTGCGCAGAGGGGACTACATGGAGCTGGGGGACCTGCTGGACTCTGTCAGAAAGCTGGCGCAGATCCTGGGTTGGCACCAAGACATCTGCGACCTGATTCAAGATGAGGAGCAGAAG GTGGCGCTCTCTCTGCAAGCGGCTGGGGTCTCACTCTGGCGGAGGTGA